The Cutaneotrichosporon cavernicola HIS019 DNA, chromosome: 5 DNA segment CCAAATGCCCAGAGATAGTGGGGATCAAGGACGGAGGCCATCTTAAGATGTCAATGAGAGTATGTGGGTCTCGCGTGTGAGTTGTAGCTGGATGATACGATTTGCGAGATGGCAGGGAACGATaggttgggttgggtgggtgTCGCAGAGGTCGCGATGTGTATAGGATGAATATATGTGATGGATGGATTGAAAGAAGGAAGAGTGGAGTGAGTGCAGTTGGAAGTGGAAGTGTGGATGAGAGTATGCGAGTGGATTCAGTGTTGGTGGGGGAATCCCTTACAACCCGCAGTAACTACTAGTGACGTGCTGTTGAGTACCTTCCCTAATAGTAGTACGAGTAGTACCAGACCCAAAAAAGCCAGGatcccccccccccccccccccccgtCAAAAGTGACGTCGATGATCATCCCACTCAGCGTGTCAACATCTTTGCATCCGCTATTTTATTACCCAATTCCCCAACTGTCCAATTCCCCTTATTCCCATGGGCTATACCAACAAAGTAATCGAGCCTTGCTCTAATGCCTTGGTCTAATGCCTTGCTGCAATGAACGGTATGCGGATCAGGCGACCGCCAACCTTAATCCCCAGTTGTGAGGACAAGGCAACAAGGCCATATGACGCGCCCCCCACCATCCCCCAGCAGTCTGCCACGCTCTCCTTGTCGGCTTGTTTAGGCGGGCCGCCCGATTCGACGCCACGTAGGGTCTGTGCATCCACGCCTCAACGCGTCGTGGCACAGCGCGCCAGCGGGGCTCAGTCTAGGGCGGAACTATATGCATACAACCTGTCTCCAACGCATGCCCACAGCGCTCATCGGCTCTCATTATCTGCTGCTTtacttcttcttcgtcgGTGTAGCTGATGGGCTCTCGACACCGCTGTTCATCAGGTCTGAGATGGCCGTCTCCAGATTGTCGATGCGCGacgccatctcgtccactggggttagcgaGCTTTGTTCGCAGAGCAGGCAGTCCGTCCCCCACACAGCGGGTACAGGTCTGCGAGGATACGCTCCAAGGGCGTCAGTTACTCACTCCTCGACCTGTTGTCAGTTGGAATCCGActctcaagctcaactCACATCACCTGGTcgctcatctcgtcgaACCGACTCTCTAGCGTGTTGAGCAGCGTGTCGACCTAGTGTGAGCATGTCAGGGAACGTTTGTCCGTCGCATGGTGAGGTGCAGTGTACAATCTGTTCAACAATCACGACCTCATTCCGCCCTCAGCGCTTCCTTCtgccaccttccctcacgCCCCGCCTTTCAACTTCTACACACTAACACGTTGCCCAACTAGACTCACAAACCCGCACAGCTCGCCTGGCGACGCAACGTTCTTGGCCGTGATCGTACCCGCGCccgttgtcgtcgtcgtgaCCTCGGCTTCTTTACCCACATCAGGCGAGCCAGGAGTCGACTGCACGAGCATGCTCTGGCGCTTGGAGCctggggcgagggcggcggtggaTGACATTGTGGAGGAGGGTTGAGTGGCGGCgaaggagggggagtgGAGCTCGGTACTCGGTACTGGCTGCACACGTTGATATCCGATACGTGTTCGGCTTGATACACGTCGCGACTAGAGTCTTCAAGTTGGACAAATGAATGAAGGGTTGAGGACGGAGTGATGGTGACAATGACAATGAATGACACggacatggacatggacgtGTTTACGTCCGTTCCATCTTCTTTCACGCCTCCACCCGAATTTCTCACCCAGCCCAGCTTCCAACCTTCTCTCCATTCCACCCATCCAACCTCTATCAATAATCATAACTCGGCGCGGGAAACAGGCATGCGAGCCCTCCCCGCGCCCTTGATCTACTTGCAGGGCCTGCTTCGGCCCGCCCTGCTCCGCCCAGACCTCCGCGTACCCAGTGAGCCCTCCGTCCTCCGAACCTAACTCCAGGCATTGCGAATGTGGACTGGTccggccttggcgcggCTGGATACAACGCCGTCGTAGTAGACAAGGATAACTGTGTTGTGCGTCCCCCTCTTTCTGAGCTGATATAGACGAAACCACATTCGGATGCCCTCTTCCCGCCCTATACACAAGCATGGGCCAACTTGAAGGCTGCGTTCCCAGGTCGTGTGCTCATGGTCTCAAACTCGGCCGGATCGTCCAAGGACCGAGGGGGCattggcgccgaggccctcTCCATGTCTCTACACGTTCCTGTTCTCGCTCATCGGCAGCCTAAGCCCGCTTGTGCCGCCGACATCATTGCTTATTTTGCGGGCCGGCTCGGGCGTCCCATGTTGACGAGGGATAAGGTGCCGGAAATCCACCCCGAAgtggaagaggaggcggcggagcgCGAACTCCTCCAAAAGTGGCGATggagcgtcgaggagggcccGCTCGCTGGTCGTCCTCTACTTGGTACACTTGAAGAACGTATGGTCGCCGCGCAGTACCGCGTGGCCCCTCCAGGATCAGAAGGTCCCGCCACCGATGCGGCGATGAAGACCCAGAGCAGGGCGGAGATGCAGAATCAGAGCCCCAAGGAGACCAAGCTAGAGACGGAGGAGCCTCTGCGTGTCCTCGTGGTTGGCGACCGGCAGTTCACGGAcgtgctcctcgcccgccgcctTGAGATGTATGGCGTCAAGGCGTccgccatcctcaccaCCGATCTTCCGCAGCCGGCCGACGTACGTCTCCTCCGCAAGTTGGAGAACTACCTCGCCCCAGGTGACACGGAGCAGGCGGCCCGCCTCGAGTCTTTCGTGCGCATCGacccgcctccacctccaagCCTCAGACCAACTGGGTTGGAACGACTCAATCCCATCGCACAGGCGCGCTCTGCATGGGCCGAATGGACTGCTGACACGCCCGAGGTGCAGCTTGACCCTCGGAGTGGGACATGGAAGCCCAAGCCCCTCTTTGTCGCCAGTGTGCGGGGCCTCAGCGCGGTGTTGCACGTCCTGGGCATTTATGCACGGAGAGGTGGAGCCTGGGCATGGGTCCACATCCGTCGGGGTGCTGAGAAGGGCTGGAACGCgaccaaggccaaggctgggGAGATGCGCGCCGAGTACCacgcgaggaaggaggcCGCCCGTATGGACGCTGAGGCCCGGGCTGACGCTGCGACAATCGCGTCCTCGGATGTCAAAGTTACCCCCAAGGCAGCCCTCGAAGGGGAGAATGCGAGGATACAACCTGCACAGTAGGAATGCAACTCTAGAAGCGTGTGTCTTCGTCATGCCAAGGTACAAAGGGTGCATATCGATACAGGCATCCACGGAACGGATACAGTTGGTTGCCGCGCGTCCGTCTGTCAAGAGTCAAACCCCTCCGGACCGAACCACGGCCTTGGGGCGGGCATGTTCGGTGGAACGCGGGGGAGCTTCAGATCTTCTAGCGTGAGCCTCGGATCCTGGACGGGACTTGTGGAATTGATGGAATTAAAGCACCTTCATGAACGGGGAAGAAGCTGCGGcgcttcttcctcggctTGGGGTTGTCGTTCTGGGCGTCAGATGTTTCATCGACAACACTCACAGATGGCGGGTCCTGATACTCGCGTCTCTTGGCTGGGTTGCCAGTTGACGCAGGCCCAGGGACCGGATCTTGACACTCGCCCCGTTTGTCTGATGTCCGCGTCGATAGAGGTTCATCGCGTCTCACACGCGAACTCGACccgacgtcgcgctcgactgAGAGTGTCGAGTTCGCATCGTGGTCATCATGGTCGTCCGAATAATTCCCCTCGTCCTGAGGAGAAGCCTCGTCGATGCTCATCTCGGACATTGGACGGCGAGATGACGGGCCAGTCATGGGCACTTGCTCAATCTCACCATTCAGCTGGCGTTGCTCTCGTGCCTTCATCGCAATGTTGTTGCTCCGTGCCTGTGGCCAGCCACGGCCCTGCCGAGCATCCGACTGCTGTGGCGAATCTGAAGATTCTCGCGTTGGAAGCTCCGAGGACGGCTGCGCCCGGCTTTCTGGCGCTGATGGCTCGGCTTCGGTCGGCTTCGCGTTTCTGTCGAATGGCCTTCGACTCCGGGCCCGCATGCCTGGATATTCTCCCTGCTCTGCGGATAACATCTGGGGACGCACGACAGGAGCTACTTcgtcgctgctgtcagGTAAGGAGATCGCCTTCTGCGGCGACTTTccgaggtcgcggtcgcTAAAGTCGGAGTCATCGCTGATAACGATCGGGTTGTCGGCTCTGGTCGGCTGTGGTGTCAGGTCCACTCGCCTGTTGGGAGGACGGCTGGGCCCTTCCACAGGGGTGGTGAAGTTCAACAGAAacgagtccgagtcggacgaATCAGCCACATCGATAACAGGATGAGAAGTTCGCCGATGCCGCGTCTGCAGAGGAGATGGTTTCAGTAGCGTCTCCATCTTGACGCCGTTGCGCGTGTTAGACATCCAGGACGGGTTCggctcgtcatcgtcgcctGTCATGTCGATAGGATTCAAGGCTGTGCCGGCCTCACGACCCAACGCTTCAttctcctcatcctcgtcatcctcgccctcctcgccacccgccAGCCGAAGCTTGCCCTGCAAGGCACTCTGGCCGGATGGAGATGTCGAATTCTCACCCAATTCAGCCCCGGCCGCGCCTAGTTCGttcagctcctcgaggtcgtccagctcgtccagctcggccaATTCGTCGTCCGAATTGTCCTCGCTGTCGGTCGAGCGTCCCGCCTCCTTCCTGCGTCGAGCTTTCTCGCGTTCCCTCCATTCGCGTTGCTTCTTCGACtgcacgagctcgcggtTGCGCTCCACCAGCATAGCCTCGCGAGTTaagcgctcgagctcgacctcgtcctcggagGGTTCGCGGATCTTGCGCCCAGAACGAGTACCAGAAACGAACTGGTacttcttcctctcgcGTTCTTCGCGCTGCTCGTGCGTCTCAGTGGTGTACCGGCTCCACAAACCGACGCCCTTctgcttgccctcgtccaGCTTACGCTTCGTCTCGGCACGCTgagccttggcgcgctcgcgggcTTTGGTCATGGATATTTGAGCTTCGCGCctggcctcctccttgtcccACGCGCTGCGAGCTGCAATATCAAAGGCGAACTCGTTGCGCTCGGTCTCGGTGGCCCTGTCACGTGCCCGCCGGTGCTCTTTAGTGTCTGGTACGTCGCTCACAGCTGCGCGGAGTAAAGCCTGAGCTTTGGCGttggcagcagcagcagcagcaaccTGATCCACGCGTTGAGGAACACGGGGTTTGGGGGAATAGGTGGGCAGCTCGACCAGCGAAATCTTCTGTGGCGGGTAGTAGTTGCGGGGGAGAAGGTGTCGGGGAGGATGTTCGCGGACATCGCCTTTACGATGCGCCGGCCACGGCAAGAGGAAGATCATGGCGTGTCGACTGCAGCGCTGACAGAGAAGGAACTCCCGCTGGTGCACCCACAATGACTTGGTCTTCACAGCACACGTGAGACAGCGACCGGCGTCGGCCGAATCTCCTGGAGTATCAGAGTCGGACTCGTCGGCCAGTGAGTCTGTATTCTCCTGTTCAAAGCGCTGGTGCCGGCGTCGGCAGTGGATGTTGAAAGACCAGTCGATCTTCTTGGCTTTCAGGGCCGCACGGCGCTTTGGCTGAAATCGACGCGTCGgctcctcgttctcctcgtcgtccgaaGCGGCCAACGACTCGGCGGTCGACGCTGTTGCCTTGCGGGTCTTGCGAGGTGTCGAAATCGGAGTGTCATCTCcttcgtcgtccgagtccgcaggccgccgcgacaCAACAACCTCGGATGCGGTACGCTTtgcctcctcggccagtGTCCTCTTAGAAGGGTTTTCCTTGTAATATCCGTTTCCAGCCAGTTCACACGTCAGGCACATGCTTGTAGCGTCAGTATCATTTGTCAATCCAAGTCTCACCATTCTCTGTTGCCACGGCCGACTCCCAGTCAGTAATGTGCTGATTAGAAAGTGACGTACAATAATCGGGGCCGCTGGAGACGTTAGCACATGACATGCGTCCACGATGATACTCACTACCAGGTCGTCAATTCTTGTCCAATCCTAATGGGACGCAGGACCTTGAATGTCACGTAACCGTCCTTGCGGTACAGCTCAACGTTGTTCTCACAGTCATGCTAGGCGTTAACCTGGGAGAAGACCAAGGTACAACTCACATTTAAAAACCGGGCTGGTCCCAGAAAGAGCTGTAAGCAGTTCTTGAGTGCTGAGCGCAACACAGAGAAGTCGCGACGACCTGTCCGCTCGCTGCGGCGCTGTGGAGCAGACACTTTGCGGGTACGCTTGCGCGCactgtcctcgtcctcgccggcaTCGCTCGCCtgctcctcttcctctggCACATCATCATCAGACCTCCCGTCCCGGAAGCGGCCACGCTCCAGGTCGGCCTCCCAGGACTTGGGAAACTTGACGACGGAGCcctgcagctcgtcgagcatgacgccttcctcgaggTTTCTCGTCGCGTAGACGCCCAATTCGTCGTGCAGCGTGACATCTTTGTAGCGATCCGTCTTCCAGATCTCGACGCGCGATGTTGGGCTGTAGATCATCAAGTAGCGACGGAGAtgcctggggtcagcacTCTTCTTTGGGAACGCCCACTTGATGAACCGGCCTTTGCGGACGTTGGTCGTCCGCGTCTCGAGATGATCTTTGATCGGTCCCCATCTGCTTGTCAGCGTCGGCTCCGGTACGCCGAGATTGCGCACGCTAAAAACTCGTTGGATGCCGCAACAACGTCTCCCTTGTCTCCCTTGTCAATGACGTGCTGTATTGGTCAGTCATGTACATGAAGGAAGGGTGGGCACGACTTACCCGTTGTAGGATGTCGAGAACCTGTTCATACACAATAACAGGTCCAACATAGCCAACAGTTTGCGGATGCAAGCCGATGCCTTTTGCGCTCCTCTCCGCGATTGTGTTCACGAGGAtgtggttgaggaggtcgtcatCGCCGGATAGATCCTCGGCTGGCCCGGCATCAGGCTCCCCAACAGGGGGTTCATTGCCTAGACGCGCCATCGATCGGTGTCGGGTGCAGACGGGCGATCTGCGCGTTCACGGCACCGGGACGGGGTTGGTGTCGAGTGTTCTGTGTTAAGAATGGGATGTGAGACTCGAGGATGATGTCTGGTTGACGATATATATATATATGTAAAGTAAAGTAAATAAGTACGAGCAAGAGTAAGAGCAAGTTGAGATTGGATTGTCTGTTGTTGGTACAGTGCTTGAAAGGGAGAGACTAATACAATTCAGGGTAACCAACCACTCTTCACCCTGAATCAACCCTGTACCAAGACatcacctccactctcacCTTTTACTACAATCGTCTCTCAATCAAAACTCACAAATGATCTTTGGTCCATTCGACAACTCACATCATCTTCCTTTGTTTGCCGTCATCATCGCTACTCTGCTAACAATGGTTGAATCCTCAAACTGGCTCAATCACCATCACAATCCGCACCCAAAGCCGTGCCCGAAAGTCCGGGTCGACCCTGCCCCTCCCGGAATCTCGTGATCGAGCGTCGCGTGACTGTATTGACCATGGCTGGCTCCTTGTTTCATCCCACCTCTACATTTGCAACATGACTCTGACACCTCAAAATGAGGCCCAAGGACAGCTCAACGTTCGAGGGCACCGTCTCGAACAATGCGCTCAAGTGTGTTCAAGACcgccgaggtcatcgaAGGGTGTCGCCAGCATCGCACTGCATTTTTGACTGCATCCCGTTTCAAGAATGCGCGACAGTCTGAAGAGCACAATGCGAGGATGGTGGAAAGGTGTGTTAGTGGTGGGGAGTGGCCACAACGCGGCGATCAATTAGATCATTGTACGCCATGCGCCCTATACAAATTGTGTGAAGGCAGTTGGGGGGCACGGCTGACGTCTGCGGTTacctctcgccctcaccaGCCAATTCATCAATTGTTATCTGCACCTTGGCCTGTGAATTGTCCACATTCATACTCGTCCACTGACCACGCTGACGATTCGCCACATTGTTTGTCGCTCTGATGAAGGTCCGTGGACTTCGGCTCGCACTGCCTGGTAAGGGCCTCTAACCGGGAGTTTTGGCTCCCGCAACATGTACAATGTCAACACGTCGCTAAACCGCATGGATATGCTGAGGAAGGCAAACTAAGGCAAACTTACTCTACCAGGATACATTTTTGTTTCTGACCGCACATACTGTCAAAGCGGTCCTGTGATGCCAATTCGCTTCACCTCGAACTAAACGTCGCCATCAGACCATCAACTCTTACAGAACAAAAGGGCGTCACCACTTTGCCGCACTCCCAATGCTGCGAACACAATGCATAACATTCTGCGACCCAACTACATATCttgctcgtcctccacccGACTAACATCTTGCTTGTCCTTCCAACATCTGACCTCGATGACGTCCTCCGACCCAGCTAAATCGTAGCTTGCGAGTTTTCTGCCGCTATCTCTTCGTCTAACTCTTTAATAGTATCGGCGAACACAGCCGGACCGTCCTGAAAGATGCTAGACAGCACGTCTTCGCTAATGACGACCACACCGGCAACCTGCGTCACTGACTCAACGTGAGGCGCGGTCGGcatgtcctcgccctccggCGTGCTGTCGGGCCAGTCCCCCTCCTCAAGGTCCTCCAACATCTGCCGTTCAATCTCGGCCCGCTCCTCATCCATTTCCCACACGCCGTACCGGTCCTTCACCTCCCCCCATCCGGGCCAGCACGCGGCCTGCTCTGCCATCTCGGCCGTGATCCAGAACTTGGTGCCCGGGGCAGGGGTCAGCATGACGAGGATGTGTCGGGCGAGGTCTGAAACCTGAGTGTCTGTGGCTtcgctgtcctcgtcaaagtcctcAGATTCTTGCGAGTCGATTCCGACCTCCATGTGGGGCGAGTGAAATTGGTACATACCCTGGTCCAGCTCCGAGGGACCCTGTTCGAGGGTCGCTTcgttggcgcgcgcgttctGCGTTCTCGTTAGAGTTTCCGTAACAGTTAGGATGACGGACTCTGCCTGGCTTTCTGGAACGGGAGCATGCTCGTTGAGAGGCGCCGCGGGGCTCGGTACGTCCTGCTGACGAGAGGGGATAGGTGGGACGAATGTAGGCAGCGCTAGGTGCCAATACCGGGGCGCCTGTGGGGACTGGGGAGGCGTGAGAGCTTCGATAGGGCCTGGTGTAGGAGAGCGGTCTGCTGCAGGAGAGCGGCCTGGTGTAGGAGAGCGACCCGAAGGCGTTGGCTCGGAGTCAGACGTAAGCTCGGGTGTGGGAGCGTATTCGGGTGTCGGCGTATATTCAGAAGTAGGTGGGGCCTCGACTGTGCGTGCAGGCAGCGGGGTAGGTGCAGGTGACGTGGTGTGGGCGGGCGAAGGGGCTCGTGCCGGCGAAGTGGTGGATGAGAGTGGTGCAGGGGACTGGTAGTCGGATCCAGTACTGATAGCGCGCTGGGTATATTGGGTATACTCGGGTTGCTCAGGTTGCTCGGTGTGCTCGGTGTAGCCGGTGTCGTCGTTGTGCTGGGTgggcggcgttggcgccaCACTTCCGTGCGACAAGGCCAGGATGTTATGATGGGAGGTGAGAGACACCGCCTGCTGCATGTGACCCTCCTCCTGTTGCCTGTCCTCGACCCACTCGTCCCGCACGTCTGGAATTTCTGGCACCTCCAAACCGTTCGGGTCAACCTCTGCGCCTCCAGTTCCACCCCGCAAACTGCACTGCATGGACGCCACGGGTCGCTTGCGGCCGCGATTCCCTTTTATCCAGCTCTTTACCTTagccttgaccttgtcTCGACTGGAGTTTGCATCGCCAATGATAGTATTGGACTTGTTCGCCCTGTTTGAGTCGGCGAGGTCCAGTGCCTTTCGGCGCTTTGACGGGTTGTCGCGGACGGTTGGGGGGAGATGTTCAAGCTTGGACTGCAAACGGTCTTGAGCGTAAGGCGGGGTCTGGGTTTCAGAgtgggacgaggtgggCTCGACAGGGGTGAGGAGGCCAGgagcctcagcctcagaTTGAGAGGAGAGGTTGTGGCCTTTCTGCCGCTTAGGCGTGGGGACACGGAGGGTAGGTGGGTCGCGATGTTTGGACTTTGCGTGtgcggaggaagatgagggAGAAACGATGGTTGAAGTGGTGGCGCCTGCCGAAGGAGTGGAGATAGCGGTGGGTGTTGGAGAGATGCCTGTAGCCGCGACAGGAGTGGGTGTGGTGGAAGAAGGGACAGTGAATGGCATGGGCTTAGGCTTGGACTTGGGCTTCAGTTGAAGGCGAGGGGGATTGGGCCTGGGTCGAAGGATGGAGCGGATGTCACGTAATGGCGCGCGCTGAGCGTTCTTTGTGGCAGCCTGGTCGGCGTTGGTTGGCCTGTGTCGCTTCATGTCTGGTATGTTGGTGAGGTGAGAGGTGGggtgagtggtgagtgAGGTGGCTTGGAGCGGAATATATGACATGCCGCTTGATGGTGGAAGACTCTAGACGTTGGGGAGTGAAGTAACTGTGCGAGTTCTCGTTCTTGCTTCGGTGCGACGTTTTTTCGACGAGTTCTTTCGATGAGTGTTTCGTTCTTTCGCATCCCCTTCGATGGGTGCAGATGGGCTTGGCACGATCTGGCCTGATGATATGTGCGAGCGTTGACGGTGCGATCATGCGTCTAGCACCTATGGCGGCAGAGCTATTGAGGGGTCAATTGATTGGGTTGCGTGGGTTGAATGTGCCTCATGACCAGCGAACATGCCGATAGTAATTTGGAACCTTTACGATGTGTGATGACTCTGGCGGTGCCGCGCCGGACGTAATGAACAGCACGCGGGTGGGGCGACGTTGTGGCACGCATGTGAGCGTACCAAGTGAGTCTCGCGATGGAATCGCTCCATCAGGAGATGGAGTGTGAATGGAACGGCGCGATCAGTCTAGTCGCCCCGTAGCGCCCGCATCCCACCTCCtcgcatcctcgccgtgGCGCCTCCTTCACCGGGCGGAGGCCGTCTGCCTCAAGCCCGGCACCACAACGTTGGTTTGAGCACTGATGTGGTGAGGGATATGTCCTCGCGTTCGCAAATCGCACCGAACGGCTGGCGACGGTTGACCTGTGGTGTGAGAATCGCGTTCCGGCGCACTTCGCACGACCCCTCCAAGAGATTGAGTACAGCGACATTGTCAATATTTCCGCTCGCCCCTCCCAAACTTTCCATCCTAATCCCCATCCTAGTCCccgtcctcatctcgcCTCCCCCTAACATCCCTCGTCCCCGCGTCGCTCCGCATACCCGCATACCCCGCATGTTAATCGTGACATGCATGCGGCTGTGCCGGTCTACCTTCTACGTGGTCAGATGTATGATGAGTGGATGATGATGCTCTGTAGATCGTGCCCCGTTCTGCCATATCGTCTTTGCGCTCTACGCTGAAGGGTGCCCGTTAGGAGGGGTCGGCTGCTGGGGTGGCGTCGGAACGACAGGAACACCCTCCTggcctgctgtcagctaacCATTCAGAGCCTCAAGCTGAGGCTACGCCGCCGGTTCGTTCCCTTGGTCGACTCACCGTAGAACCCGCCCCAGCCCTGGACCTGGGGGAAGAATggtggcgcggcgtgcgcgctcgcAGCGTCCCACccgttgccgttgccgttgaCCTCGGGGGCTCCGGTTCCGACGGGGTGTGAGCCAGGCTGCCCAGGAATACCGCCGTACCCTGGCCAGCCTGGGTACTGGATGTTGGTCTGGTGGTACATCTGTCGTCAGCCACATCCCTGCAACATCC contains these protein-coding regions:
- a CDS encoding uncharacterized protein (Heat shock factor binding protein 1); translation: MSSTAALAPGSKRQSMLVQSTPGSPDVGKEAEVTTTTTGAGTITAKNVASPGELCGFVDTLLNTLESRFDEMSDQVMSRMDEMASRIDNLETAISDLMNSGVESPSATPTKKK
- a CDS encoding uncharacterized protein (Mitochondrial PGP phosphatase) — translated: MRALPAPLIYLQGLLRPALLRPDLRVPSIANVDWSGLGAAGYNAVVVDKDNCVTKPHSDALFPPYTQAWANLKAAFPGRVLMVSNSAGSSKDRGGIGAEALSMSLHVPVLAHRQPKPACAADIIAYFAGRLGRPMLTRDKVPEIHPEVEEEAAERELLQKWRWSVEEGPLAGRPLLGTLEERMVAAQYRVAPPGSEGPATDAAMKTQSRAEMQNQSPKETKLETEEPLRVLVVGDRQFTDVLLARRLEMYGVKASAILTTDLPQPADVRLLRKLENYLAPGDTEQAARLESFVRIDPPPPPSLRPTGLERLNPIAQARSAWAEWTADTPEVQLDPRSGTWKPKPLFVASVRGLSAVLHVLGIYARRGGAWAWVHIRRGAEKGWNATKAKAGEMRAEYHARKEAARMDAEARADAATIASSDVKVTPKAALEGENARIQPAQ